One genomic region from Stackebrandtia nassauensis DSM 44728 encodes:
- a CDS encoding MFS transporter, which produces MPPTPTADPPRTPTPAAEPPPRSGWSRVPRTVWVLAAARFVSGTATFVAVYLFLYLTGPRGLSLTAAGLISGAVGAGMLAGTFTGGWFSDRFGHRRTMLVASTIGGLSLLAVPWLPIGVLAVTMPLGSYATGTADVAQSALVAEAVPAGDRRTAIAITRAASNAGFVIGPPLGALLASVSYTWLFVVQALVMLTVRQVAARLLPAAPTRKAAAPSDGGLWASLRAGRTLLLFLPAVLLADLVYRQLYSTLPVYLRDSGHGVGLYATLIAVGSGVILCLEIPVTLALRRLPSLRIIATGYLLVGAGFGLLGVSTSTWVLVIAMLVVTAGEILYKTTATAHVVDAAPPQLLARYQGLYTGASISGVVLAPPIGAFTYAISPASVWPLCTAVAVIAAGLALWSGRSRGPGRRWQAAAPRSSGVRGSQDATG; this is translated from the coding sequence ATGCCCCCCACCCCGACCGCTGACCCACCCCGAACCCCGACCCCCGCTGCCGAGCCGCCCCCGCGATCGGGCTGGAGCCGGGTGCCGCGCACCGTGTGGGTGCTGGCCGCCGCCCGGTTCGTGTCCGGCACCGCCACCTTCGTCGCGGTCTACCTGTTCCTGTACCTGACCGGCCCGCGCGGGCTGTCGCTGACGGCCGCCGGGCTGATCAGCGGTGCCGTCGGGGCCGGGATGCTGGCCGGTACCTTCACCGGCGGCTGGTTCTCGGATCGGTTCGGGCACCGGCGGACCATGCTGGTGGCCAGCACGATCGGCGGTCTGTCGCTGCTGGCCGTGCCGTGGCTGCCGATCGGCGTGCTGGCGGTGACCATGCCGCTGGGCTCCTACGCCACCGGCACCGCCGACGTGGCGCAGTCGGCGCTGGTCGCCGAGGCCGTCCCCGCCGGGGACCGGCGCACCGCCATCGCCATCACCCGGGCGGCCTCCAACGCGGGTTTCGTCATCGGGCCGCCGCTGGGTGCCCTGCTGGCGTCGGTGTCGTACACGTGGTTGTTCGTCGTGCAGGCGCTGGTGATGCTGACCGTGCGGCAGGTGGCCGCGCGGCTGCTGCCCGCCGCCCCCACCCGCAAGGCCGCCGCGCCGAGTGACGGCGGGCTGTGGGCCAGCCTGCGGGCCGGACGGACGCTGTTGCTGTTCCTGCCCGCCGTCCTGCTGGCCGACCTGGTGTACCGGCAGCTGTACTCGACGCTGCCGGTCTACCTGCGCGACAGTGGACACGGCGTCGGGCTGTACGCGACCCTCATCGCCGTCGGCTCGGGAGTCATTCTGTGCCTGGAGATCCCGGTGACCCTGGCGCTGCGGCGACTGCCGTCGCTGCGCATCATCGCCACCGGCTACCTGTTGGTGGGCGCGGGCTTCGGACTGCTGGGGGTGAGCACGTCGACATGGGTGCTGGTGATCGCGATGCTCGTGGTCACCGCCGGGGAGATCCTCTACAAGACGACGGCCACCGCCCACGTCGTCGACGCGGCGCCGCCGCAACTGCTGGCCCGCTACCAGGGCCTGTACACCGGCGCGTCCATCAGCGGAGTCGTGCTGGCGCCGCCGATCGGCGCGTTCACGTACGCGATCTCGCCCGCCTCGGTGTGGCCACTGTGTACGGCTGTCGCGGTGATCGCGGCCGGCCTGGCGCTGTGGTCGGGCCGCTCGCGCGGACCGGGGCGCCGCTGGCAGGCAGCGGCGCCCCGGTCCTCCGGTGTGCGCGGTTCTCAGGACGCGACCGGATAG
- a CDS encoding PadR family transcriptional regulator, which produces MVAKIKVTNTVAQVLSCFLSDIGAERYGRDMIKETGLPSGTLYPILARLERAEWLSASWEDIDPETEGRPARRFYRLTPDGVVAARDELAALRDQLTRALGPIGKPRTT; this is translated from the coding sequence ATGGTTGCGAAGATCAAGGTCACGAACACGGTGGCCCAGGTGTTGTCCTGCTTCCTGTCCGATATCGGCGCCGAACGGTACGGACGGGACATGATCAAGGAGACCGGCCTGCCCAGCGGCACGCTGTATCCGATCCTGGCGCGGCTGGAACGCGCCGAATGGCTGTCGGCCTCCTGGGAGGACATCGACCCCGAGACGGAGGGCCGCCCGGCACGGCGCTTCTACCGGCTGACCCCCGACGGCGTGGTCGCCGCCCGCGACGAACTGGCCGCCCTGCGCGACCAGCTGACCCGGGCGCTGGGACCGATCGGAAAGCCGAGGACGACATGA